From Bacillota bacterium:
AGCAGCGGGGTGTGGACGCCGAGGTGGCGAAAGCCTTCCGGCTCGGGTACGCCCCCGCAGACTGGCACGCCCTAGAGCGGGCCCTGGGGCAGGACGCAAAGGCGATCGAGGCCCTGCGGGCGGCGGGGCTGGTTGTGGTGCGGGAGGACGGCCGCCACTACGACCGGTTCCGGGAGCGCCTCATGTTTCCCATTGCTGACAGCCGGGGACAGGTGGTGGGGTTCGGAGGGCGAGCGCTGGCAGCACGCCAGGAGCCCAAGTACCTGAACTCACCGGAGTCACCGGTCTACCAGAAGAGCCGCATTCTGTACGGGCTCGACCGCGCGGCGGCCGCCATCCGGCGATCCGGACGGGCAGTGGTCGTGGAAGGGTACATGGACGTGCTGGCCATGCACCAGTTCGGGCTGGCGGAGGCGGTTGCCACGTGTGGGACCGCCCTGACGGCAAGCCACGGGCGGGCGCTGATGCGGCTGGCTCGACAGGTGATCGTGGCGTTCGACTCCGATGCCGCGGGGCAGTCGGGAGCCCTTCGGGGGCTTGCGCAGCTGCGGGCGGCCGGGCTCGACGTTCGCGTTGCGGTGCTGCCGGAGCCTCACGACCCGGACTCGCTGCTGAAAAGCGAGGGCCGCCCAGCGATGGAGGCGGTGCTCGAGGAAGCACGCGGGGTTTATGAATTCGCCGTCGAGCAGGCGCTCAGGGGGGTCAACCTCGAGACTCCCGCAGGAAAGGCCGCCGCGGTAGCGAACGTCCTCCCCATTCTGCTCGACGTGCCCGGCGCGGTCGAGCAGGAGGCACTGGTGGCCCAGGTAGCCACCCGGGTGCACGTGTCGGAACGGGCCATCCGCAGGGAGATGGAGAGGGAGCTTCGGCGAAGGCGGGCAGGTGTTCGGGGGGGTGCCCGCGGCGGACGGCCGCATGGTTACAACCTATCAGTGTATAATAGTAAGGGTCCGTATGTCCAGAGCACCGCGGCCGGCAACCCGGGAGTTTCCGACCAGGGGAGCGTGGTCGAGAGGGAGTTGCTGCGGCTGCTCGTCGAGATGCCGGAGCTGGCGGAGCGGGTCAGGGGTCGCCTGGCGGGCAACGACTTCACGGCACGGGGGTACGGGACCCTGTTCGACGCGTTGATGGCACAGGGCGAAGGAGCGCTCGCCGATCCGGAGCTCGCGGAGGTAGCGGGCCGGGTGCTGGGCTCCTCGGAGGTGGCGGTGCGGCCCGACGCTCTCGACTCGTATGTAAAGGGACTGCGCCAGGCCGCGCGCCAGCGGGAGCTGGCGGCTATCGAGGGTAAGGTAGGGGAAGCGGCTCGGTCGGGAGGCGCGCCGGGCGAACGGCTGGTACGGCTCGCCGAACTTGCCGTATTATACCGAGAGGTGTGGGAGAGGCTACGCTCCGAACGGATTTCTTGATGAGCAGGCCGGCCCCGGAAAGGGGGGATTGAGAGAGATGGAAACCGGCAAGGATCACGAGCTTCCCGAGATCGAGGGTCTGGACGAACTCATCCAGAAGGGCAAGAGCAGGGGCGCCCTCTCCTATCGCGAGATCATGGAGACGCTGGGCGACTCCGACATCGCCCCGGACCAGATCGAGGACATCTACGAGAAGCTGGCCAGCATGGGGATCAGTATCGTCCCGGACACTCCCGAGGACGGTCATCTCGACGCGCCCGAGGACGGGATCGCGACCGAGGGGGCGGAGGCGACCCACGACCTGGATGAGGCCCTGGAGGGGATTGCCCTCGACGATCCCGTTCGGATGTACCTGAAGGAGATCGGCCGCGTACCGCTGCTCACGGCTGAGGAAGAGGTCGAGCTGGCCAAGCGCATCGAGCAGGGGGACGAAGAGGCGAAGCGCAGGCTGGCGGAAGCGAACCTGCGCCTGGTGGTCAGCATCGCCAAGCGGTACGTGGGCCGCGGCATGCTCTTCTTGGATCTGATTCAGGAGGGGAACCTCGGCCTTCTCAAGGCGGTCGAGAAGTTCGATTACCGCAAGGGATACAAGTTCAGCACTTATGCCACGTGGTGGATCCGGCAGGCGATCACGCGGGCCATCGCCGATCAGGCCCGGACCATCCGGATTCCTGTTCACATGGTCGAAACCATTAACAAGTTGATCCGCGTCAGCCGGCAACTGCTTCAGGAGCTCGGTCGCGATCCAACGCCCGAGGAGATCGCCAAAGAGATGGAGATGCCGGTGGAGCGGGTCCGGGAGATCCTGAAGATCGCTCAGGAGCCCGTCTCTCTCGAAACCCCCATCGGCGAGGAAGAGGACAGCCACCTGGGGGACTTCATCGAGGATCAGGAGGCGCCGGCGCCGCCGGAAGCGGCTTCGGCCTCCATGCTGCGGGAGCAACTGGAGGGCGTGCTCGATACCCTCAACCCGCGTGAGGAGAAGGTACTGCGGCTGCGCTTCGGGCTGGACGACGGCAAGCAGCGGACGCTCGAAGAGGTGGGTCAGGTGTTCGGCGTAACCCGCGAGCGTATTCGCCAGATCGAGGCCAAGGCGTTGCGCAAGCTGCGCCACCCGAGCCGGTCGAAGAAGCTGAAGGACTTCCTCGAGTAAGGCTTGCCTTGCGCGCCTCACTTGATGGTTCGCCTTCCGTACGGTAATCTAGGGCCGGCGGCATTCGTCACGCCGCGCGGCAGGGGAGGCTTAGCTCAGCGGCAGAGCAGGGGACTCATAATCCCTTGGTCGCAGGTTCGAATCCTGCAGCCTCCACCAGTCATGACGAGGGTTTACGAGATCGGCGAACCCGGGGTGCGCGAACCAACGCGCGAACCGAGCGCCCCGCCTTCCCGGCCACCCGGCACGGATCGGCGGTGATGGCGTCGGCGTAGAGGCGCAGGGGGGTGAACGCGTCCCGCCGCCCCCCTGCCGTGGCTACCGCCGATACCCTGATGGCCCGGGGCCTGGGGGCTATCCCGGGTGCTGGCCTTCCTCTTCGCCGTGTCGCTCACTGGCCGTTGGAGGCAGCGCCGTGCACGACGGCCTCGCTGCTTCGCCCCGCGACCGGCTGCCTCCAGAACTCGGCGAAGAAGACCCCGAAGACGCTTGCCATCAGTCCGAGAAACGTGGCGACCGTGGTGTTCAACAGTACCCGGGGGCGGGCCGGGGAGTCCGGCGCTACGGCCTGCCGGACGAGGGTGAGGGTGGATTCGCCGAGGCGCCCGGCGAGGGCCGACTTTTGCGCCTGGTACTGGGAAACGGCCGCCTCGTAGCTGCGCCGTGCCGTCTCAGCCTGCCAGGTCAGTTCCTTCTCCCTTGCCTGAAGCCGTACCAGTTCGGCGGTCAGGCGCTGGATCTCCCCCGTGAGCGCGGCAAGAGCCGCTTTGGCCTGTTCCCGCTCGGCCCGCAGGCCGGCCACGGTGGCCTCCTGGGCGGCCACCTGCTGCTGGAGTTCCACGTAAACCGGGTTGATCTGCTCGTCCTCCAGGCTGATGAGCGGGTTGCCTGCGTCGCCGCCCAGGTTGCGCAACGTCTGGGTCAGGGCGGCCCCCTCAGGGCTGAAGGCCTTCTTGAGGGCAATGATGCGGGGCTGCTGGCCCAGCTGATCTCGCAGCGCCTGCAGCCTGGTGGTCTCGGCTGCCAGGGCCAGGTCCAGGCTCCCCAGGCGGCTCTGGTAGGTCGACACCAGCTCCAGCTTCGCCGCCTGCTCGTTTGCCAGCTTTTGGACTGAGGGGCTGTCCCGGGTGAACTCCTGCAAGGCCTTCACGGCCTCGTCGAGGCTCCTGCGCGTCTCTGCGATCTGGCCCTCCAGGAGCGTCAAGGCGCCCTGCATCCGGGTCCGGTTGAGGGTGTCGACCTCCTGCAGCAAGAGCGACGCTGACATGTTCGCCCACCTGGCTGCCAGGTTGGGCTGCGGGGCCTGCGCGGTCAGCTCGAGGAGGTTGGTTTGCGGGACGACCCGGGCGCGGATCCGCACGGAAGGCACAGGCTCACCCGCACCCGTGGCCTGACGCACCTGGTCCTGTACCAGAGACTGGAAGGCAGGGGACTGCACGATCTGCTGGTAACCCGCGGGCGCCAGCGCCACCGCCCGCACCGGCGCCGCGAGTTGCTCCTGAGAGGCCTGGTCGGGTTGCGGCGACTCCACGACGAGCAGAACGGACGCCTCGTATACACGGGGAAGCCAGAGACGGCTGACCACAAACGTCACCAGCGCTGCCGCCAGGGTCACGGCGACGATGACGTGGCGGTTGCGCCACAGGAGCTCGGCGTACTGCCTCAGGTCGATCTCGTCTTCCAAGGGACGTTCCTCCGCATCCAAGACCCCCGCCGGCCCCCGGTTGGCATTTGCTGGATCGTCGGCTGCTGTCTTTACCTGTCGGATTCCAGTGTGCAGCCTGCATTCCTGCTTCAGGCGCCGTCCGGGCTGGCGGCGGCAGGCCGCTGATGAAGGGAAAACGGTTACCGCAGCCGAACGAAGCGGGCGTGCACTCAAAGACGCGAAGCAGGAGGGGGTTGCCTTGAAGATCCAGGGCGCCAGCGCGCTGGTCACCGGCGGCGCTTCGGGGCTCGGCGAGGCCACGGTCCGGCGGCTGCATGGCCTCGGCGCAAGACTCGTCATCGCCGACGTCAGCCGCGAACGGGGGCAGGCGCTTGCCGACGATCTCGGGGCGGGCGCGCTCTTCGCGGAAGCGGACGTTGCCGACGAGACCTCCATGCGTCGTGCCGTGGATCTCGCAGCCACGTCCCACGGGGGCCTGCAGATCCTCGTCAACTGCGCGGGCATCGCCGTGGCGCAGCGAATGTTGGGCAAGGAAGGGCCCATGGACCTGGGCGTGTTCTCCCGGGTGATCCAGGTCAACCTCATCGGAACGTTCAACGCGATGCGGCTTGCGGCCGCCGTCATGGCAGCGGGCCAGCCGGACGAGGCGGGGGAGCGCGGCGTCGTCATCAACACCGCGTCCGTCGCCGCCTTCGAGGGCCAGATCGGCCAGACGGCCTACTCCGCGTCCAAGGCCGGCGTGGTCGGGTTGACGCTGCCCGCCGCCCGGGAGCTTGCCCGTTTCGGCATCCGCGTGGTGACCGTTGCGCCGGGGATCTTCGACACCCCCATGATGGCCTCGCTCCCCGAGCCGGCGAGGGCGTCGCTCTCGCAGCAGGTGCCGTTCCCACCCCGGCTCGGCAGGCCCGACGAGTATGCCATGCTGGTGGCGCATATCGTTGAGAACCCCATGCTCAACGGCGCGGTGATCCGGCTGGACGGGGCTCTGCGCATGGCCCCGAGGTGAAGCAGGGCAACAAGCTACAGCAGGCCCGGGGCACGGGGGGTTGTTTACGATGGGTGAACCGGTCATCGCCGGAGCCGTCCGCACCGCCATCGGAAAGCGCGGCGGCGCATTCCGGGACGTCCGGCCCGACATGCTCCTGGCGTCCATTTTGAACGCGCTCGCCGACCGCACGGGCATCGAGCGCGCCTGGGTCGAGGACGTGGTGGTGGGGTGTGTCACGCAGGCCGGCGAGCAGGGCGCCAACATCGCCCGGCAGGCCGTGCTGCTGGCCGGCTACCCGATGCACGTACCCGCCACCACCGTAAACCGCATGTGCGGTTCCAGCCAGCAGGCCGTCCACTTCGCCGCCCAGGCCGTGGCCGCGGGCGACATGCGGTGGGTGGTGGCGGCCGGGGTGGAGTCGATGACCCGGGTACCGATGTTCAGCGACATCCTGGGCGCAAGCCCGCAGGCCTCGGCCGGTCAGGCCTTCGCCGGCTTCCATCCCGAGCTGTTGACGCGCTATGAGCTGATCCACCAGGGCGAGTCCGCGGAACGGATCGCCGAACGTTACGGCCTCGGCCGCCGGGAACTCGACGAGTTCTCCTTCCAGAGCCACGTGCGGGCCGCCCGTGCGATCCGAGCCGGCTACTTTGAGTCCCAGATCGTCCCGGTCGAGGGCCTCGACGCGCAGGGCAACACGGTAACCGTAATCCAGGACGAAGGGGTACGCCTGCAGCCCAGCCTGGAACGCATGCTGGGTCTGGCACCTGCCTTCCGCCCCCCGGGGCGGGGCGTGGTCACCGCGGGCAACTCAAGCCAGATCAGCGACGGGGCTGCGGCCATCCTGGTTGCCGATTCGGACGCGGCCCGGGCAGCCGGAATCCGGCCTCGGGCGCGCTTTTTGGCCCGCGTTGCCGTCGCCGGCGATCCCACCCTTCAACTGCTGGAGGTGATCCCGGCTACCCGCCGGGCACTGGAGAAGGCCGGCGTGAGCCTGCGCGACCTGGACGTCATCGAGATCAACGAGGCGTTCGCCAGCGTGGTGCTGGCCTGGGGGCGCGAGTTGGAGCCTGACTGGGAACGGGTCAACCCCAACGGCGGCGCCATCGCGCACGGCCATCCTCTGGGAGCCACCGGCGCCGTCTTGATGACGAAGCTGCTTCACGAACTGGAACGGCGCGACGGCACGTTGGGACTGCAGGTCATGTGCATCGGGCACGGGATGGCAACCGCTACCGTCCTCGAGCGGCTGTAACAGCGACGTAGCGCCAAGGCTGCCTTCACGACCGCTTGAGCTGGGCCAGATCCTTGTCGAGGGCCTCCCAGGCCAGCAGCGCGCACTTTACCCGTACGGGGAACTTGCTGACACCGGACAGCGCCTCGAGGTCACCGAGGTCGGCCTGCTCGGGGGGAAGCTCGCCTCGCACCATGCGCGTGAACCGGCCCATCATGTCCCGCACCTCGGCCACTGTCCGGCCCCGAACCGCTTCGGTGAGCATGGAGGCCGACGCCTGGCTGATGGAGCACCCCTGCCCGGTGAAGCGCACCTCCCGGATGATATCGCCGTCTGCGATGAGCTCCAGGGTGATCTCGTCGCCGCAAAGCGGGTTGTGGAGATGCACGCTGGCGTCGGCATGCCCCAGGTGGCCTTTGTTGCGGGGGGATTTGTAGTGGTCCAGGATCACTTCCCGATACAGGTCATCCAGAGGCATGCCGCGCCGCCACCTTACCTCACTTTTGCACCCGGCTGAAGATCGCCCGCACCGAGTGGAGCGCCGCCACGAGGGCGTCTACGTCCTCGGCGGTGTTGTACACATAGAAGCTTGCGCGCACCGTCGCCGGTACGTCAAGCCACCGCATGAGCGGCAGTGCGCAGTGGTGCCCCGCCCGCACGGCCACACCTTCCCGGTCAAGGATCGTCGCCACGTCGTGCGGGTGGACTCCCTCGACATTGAAGCTGACCACCCCGCCGCGCGGTTGAGCCAGCGGGCCGTAAATGCGGATATCGTCGAACGCTCTCAACCGCTGCACCGCGTACTGCGCGATCTCGTCCTCGTGAGCCCGGACGTTCTCCATCCCCAGCGACTCCAGGTATGTCACGGCCTCGCCCAGCCCGACAGCTTCGGCGATGGGCGGCGTCCCGGCCTCGAACTTGTAAGGGACATCGTTCCAGGTGGCGTGGTCGAGGTAAACCTCGCGGATCATCTCCCCCCCACCGAAGAGCGGCGGCATCTCCTCCAGGAGCTCCCGGCGCCCCCACAGCACCCCGACGCCGGTCGGCCCCATCATCTTGTGGCCGGAGAAGGCCAGGAAGTCGCACCCGAGTGCCTTGACATCCAGCGGCATGTGGGGAACGCTCTGCGCCCCGTCCAGCACCACGACGGCGCCCACCTGGTGAGCCCGGTCGACCATCTCCCGCACCGGGTTGATGGTGCCGAGCACGTTGGACTGGTGGGTGAACGTCACGATCCGTACCCGGCCGCTCCCCAGCAGGCGGTCGTAGCTCTCCAGGTCGAGCGTGCCGTCGGGCAGCAGGTCCACGTAGCACAGCTTCGCACCCGTCGCCTGGGCTACCATCTGCCAGGGCACCAAATTGGAGTGGTGCTCCATGAGCGTCAGCACGATCTCGTCGCCCGGCCGAAGCCGCGGTTCGGCCCAGCTTCGGGCCACGAGGTTGAGCGCCTCGGTGGCTCCCCGGACGAAGATGACGCACGCCGGGTCCGGCGCCCCGATGAAGCGCGCCACGGCCTGCCGGGCCCGCTCGTACGCCTCGGTGGCGCGTTCGGCCAGCGTGTGAACCCCCCGGTGAACGTTGGCGTTGTCCCGCTCATAGAAGCGGCGCACCACTTCGATCACGGGGTAAGGCTTCTGGGCCGTGGCCGCGCTGTCCAGGTAGACCAGCCGGCGCCCGCCGGCCACGGTCTGGTGCAACGTAGGGAAGTCATCGAGGCATCGTCTGATTGAACGCATTGTCGTTGGAGACCTCCTCCCGGGCGGAGGCGGCGCTGCCGCTGCGGCCGCCGGCCACCGCCCGCCGCTTCAGGCCGCCTCCAGCTTGGCGGCCACGATCTGGCGAATCCGCTCCCGGACCGACTCGACGGGAATGCGGTCGAGCACCGGCTGCAGGAATCCTTCGACGATGAGGCGGATGGCCATCTTCTCCGGCAGCCCCCGGCTCATCAGGTAGAAGAGCTGCTCCCGGTCGACCTGGCCCACCGTGGCAGCATGGCCTGCCCGCTGAACCTCGCTCTCCTCCACCACGACGCTGGGGTTGGCGTCGGCCCTGGCTTCGGGGCTGAGCACCAGGATGTTGCCCTTCTGATAAGCCCCGGACTCCCGGGCGCCACTTCGGATGTGGGTCACCGCGCGGTAAATACCCCGGGCCTGCCCGTTCAGCACGCCCCTGGCCACGATGTCCGACTCCGTATGGGTGCCCCTGTGGTCCATGCTGTTGAGCAGGTCCAGGTGCTGGCTTCGGTCGGCGAAGAAGACCAGCACGCTGTGGGAGGCCGAACCGGGCCCCTGAAGGGCGGATTCGAACTCACCCCGGGTCAGCCCGCAGCCGAACTCCCCCAGAATCCACTCCACCCGGCTGTCCTTTTCCAGCACTGCCCGGCGGTTGGTGAAGCTCCAGACCCGGCGGCCCCAGGTCTGCAGCGAGACGTAGTCGATCCGGGAGGCCGGCCCGGCCACGATCTCCACCGCACCGACGACCAGCGGCGGGAGCTCTTCCGGGGCGGCATCGCTGTCCGGTGAGATCTGGGACTCCACCACGCAGACCCTGGCCTCGTCGTCGAGCACGATGAGCGTGTGGGGGAACAGAAGCGCCCGGCCGGCATCCATCCAGGTGACGATCTGCACCGGCTGCTCGAGTTGAACGCCCCCCGGCACGTACAGCAGCGTGCCGATGTCCCACGCCGCCTCGTGCAGGGCCTGGAACTTGCCGTGGACAGGCAGTACCGCCTTCGTCATGAAGTGGGATCGCACCACCTCCGGGTGCGTGGCCAGGGCCTCCTGCAGGCTCAGCAGCCGAACCCCGCGGCGCTGGAGCTCGGGGTCGATCCAGCGCAGCGTGCGAACCGGACCGCCGGCGCCCGGCGCCACGTGCGCGATGACGGCCCCGCCCGCCGGGAGTTCCCGCAGGCTCCCGGCGACGGCCGCAGGCAGGGCACTGCCGTCGGCCGCCGGCCCGGTCAGGTCCACCGGTGGGAACGCCTCCTGCGGGGTCTCGAGCTCCCGGCGCAGCTTCTGGAGGTAGGCTCCCACGTCGAATTGCGATAGATCGGTGCGATCCCACTGCGGTGGCGGCGTCTCCTGGAACAGCCGCAGCGCCTCGGCCCGTCGGTCCACCATCCAGGGCGGTTCGGTCCGCCGGGAGGCGTAAGCTTCGATGAGGCTGCGTTGGATGGCCACACTGCTCTCCACGTTCACCTCGCCGACCCCCTCCTCAGTGCGCCACGGCTTCGCCGGCGAGCTGCTGCTTGATCCAGTCGTACCCCTTCTCTTCGAGCTGCTCGGCCAGCTCTTTCCCGCCCGCCCGCACGATGCGTCCGTCCATCATCACGTGCACGAAGTCAGGCTCGATGTAGCGCAAAATCCGCTGGTAGTGGGTGATGATGAGGGCGCCGAAGTCGGGGCCACGCAGGCTGTTGACCGCCCGGGCGACGACCTTGATCGCGTCGATGTCGAGACCCGAGTCCGTCTCGTCCAGAATGGCGAGCTTGGGCTGGAGCAGCCACATCTGCAGCATCTCGTTGCGCTTCTTCTCGCCGCCGGAGAAGCCCTCGTTGAGATACCGGCCGGCGAAGCTCCGATCCATGTCCAGCAGTTGCATCTTCTCCCGGAGCAGCTTCTGGAACTCCGTGATGGAGAGTTCTTTGCCGTTCGCTGTGCGCACGGAGTTGACGGCCGTCCGCAGGAAGTTGGCCAGCGTCACCCCCTGCACCTCGGCCGGGTACTGGAACGCGAGGAACAGGCCCTTGCGGGCACGCTCGTCGGGGCTCATGGCCAGGACGTCCTCGCCGTCCAGGAGCACCTGCCCGCTGTCCACCGTATAGCGAGGGTGGCCCATGAGGGCGAAAGCCAGCGTGGTCTTGCCCGAGCCGTTGGGCCCCATGAGCCCGTGGATCTCTCCCGACCGAACCGTCAAAGAAAGCCCCTTGACGATGGGCTTGCCGTCCACGCTCACGTGCAGGTTCACGATTTGAAGCTCGTGCCTGGCGCCGTCGCTCATCGCTACGATTCACCAGCCTCCTCGTCTGCCGGCGAAAGATAAGGAGCGCGAGCTCCCTGTTCGCCTCAGGCAGTATACCACAGATGAAGTTAACTTGCTTAACTAATCGGGTGCTGCGGTCCTATACCTTTCCGGTAGGGCAGCGGAGGGCGTTGCCGAACAACCCCTCGTGAGGGCGCCGCTTCTGGAGCGAGGAGGCCTGAAGAGCGATGGGCACCATACCCGGCGGTGAGGCACGGGCGGCGGGCGGCGGCGCCAGCGCCGCCGATCTCGAACGGCTCTGGCGGCTGCAACTGGTGGACGGGTCCATCCGGGCGGCGGATCGGGCGCTGGAGGCCCACCCCGATCGGCTGCAAGCCGAGCAACTCGCCCGGGACGTGGCGGCCCTGGAGGACGAAGTGCGCCGCACGCAGGAGAGGCTGAAGGAGGGGCGCGTGGCGGCCCGCCGCGCCGAGGCCGAACTGAAGGCGGCCGAGCAGGCGGCCGCCCAGCTCCAGGCCAGGCTGTTCGGGGGCGGCGTCACCAACCCCAAGGAGCTCAGTT
This genomic window contains:
- the rpoD gene encoding RNA polymerase sigma factor RpoD, with amino-acid sequence METGKDHELPEIEGLDELIQKGKSRGALSYREIMETLGDSDIAPDQIEDIYEKLASMGISIVPDTPEDGHLDAPEDGIATEGAEATHDLDEALEGIALDDPVRMYLKEIGRVPLLTAEEEVELAKRIEQGDEEAKRRLAEANLRLVVSIAKRYVGRGMLFLDLIQEGNLGLLKAVEKFDYRKGYKFSTYATWWIRQAITRAIADQARTIRIPVHMVETINKLIRVSRQLLQELGRDPTPEEIAKEMEMPVERVREILKIAQEPVSLETPIGEEEDSHLGDFIEDQEAPAPPEAASASMLREQLEGVLDTLNPREEKVLRLRFGLDDGKQRTLEEVGQVFGVTRERIRQIEAKALRKLRHPSRSKKLKDFLE
- the sufU gene encoding Fe-S cluster assembly sulfur transfer protein SufU, translated to MPLDDLYREVILDHYKSPRNKGHLGHADASVHLHNPLCGDEITLELIADGDIIREVRFTGQGCSISQASASMLTEAVRGRTVAEVRDMMGRFTRMVRGELPPEQADLGDLEALSGVSKFPVRVKCALLAWEALDKDLAQLKRS
- a CDS encoding Wzz/FepE/Etk N-terminal domain-containing protein, producing the protein MEDEIDLRQYAELLWRNRHVIVAVTLAAALVTFVVSRLWLPRVYEASVLLVVESPQPDQASQEQLAAPVRAVALAPAGYQQIVQSPAFQSLVQDQVRQATGAGEPVPSVRIRARVVPQTNLLELTAQAPQPNLAARWANMSASLLLQEVDTLNRTRMQGALTLLEGQIAETRRSLDEAVKALQEFTRDSPSVQKLANEQAAKLELVSTYQSRLGSLDLALAAETTRLQALRDQLGQQPRIIALKKAFSPEGAALTQTLRNLGGDAGNPLISLEDEQINPVYVELQQQVAAQEATVAGLRAEREQAKAALAALTGEIQRLTAELVRLQAREKELTWQAETARRSYEAAVSQYQAQKSALAGRLGESTLTLVRQAVAPDSPARPRVLLNTTVATFLGLMASVFGVFFAEFWRQPVAGRSSEAVVHGAASNGQ
- a CDS encoding cysteine desulfurase, which codes for MRSIRRCLDDFPTLHQTVAGGRRLVYLDSAATAQKPYPVIEVVRRFYERDNANVHRGVHTLAERATEAYERARQAVARFIGAPDPACVIFVRGATEALNLVARSWAEPRLRPGDEIVLTLMEHHSNLVPWQMVAQATGAKLCYVDLLPDGTLDLESYDRLLGSGRVRIVTFTHQSNVLGTINPVREMVDRAHQVGAVVVLDGAQSVPHMPLDVKALGCDFLAFSGHKMMGPTGVGVLWGRRELLEEMPPLFGGGEMIREVYLDHATWNDVPYKFEAGTPPIAEAVGLGEAVTYLESLGMENVRAHEDEIAQYAVQRLRAFDDIRIYGPLAQPRGGVVSFNVEGVHPHDVATILDREGVAVRAGHHCALPLMRWLDVPATVRASFYVYNTAEDVDALVAALHSVRAIFSRVQK
- a CDS encoding toprim domain-containing protein → QRGVDAEVAKAFRLGYAPADWHALERALGQDAKAIEALRAAGLVVVREDGRHYDRFRERLMFPIADSRGQVVGFGGRALAARQEPKYLNSPESPVYQKSRILYGLDRAAAAIRRSGRAVVVEGYMDVLAMHQFGLAEAVATCGTALTASHGRALMRLARQVIVAFDSDAAGQSGALRGLAQLRAAGLDVRVAVLPEPHDPDSLLKSEGRPAMEAVLEEARGVYEFAVEQALRGVNLETPAGKAAAVANVLPILLDVPGAVEQEALVAQVATRVHVSERAIRREMERELRRRRAGVRGGARGGRPHGYNLSVYNSKGPYVQSTAAGNPGVSDQGSVVERELLRLLVEMPELAERVRGRLAGNDFTARGYGTLFDALMAQGEGALADPELAEVAGRVLGSSEVAVRPDALDSYVKGLRQAARQRELAAIEGKVGEAARSGGAPGERLVRLAELAVLYREVWERLRSERIS
- a CDS encoding 3-hydroxyacyl-CoA dehydrogenase, producing the protein MKIQGASALVTGGASGLGEATVRRLHGLGARLVIADVSRERGQALADDLGAGALFAEADVADETSMRRAVDLAATSHGGLQILVNCAGIAVAQRMLGKEGPMDLGVFSRVIQVNLIGTFNAMRLAAAVMAAGQPDEAGERGVVINTASVAAFEGQIGQTAYSASKAGVVGLTLPAARELARFGIRVVTVAPGIFDTPMMASLPEPARASLSQQVPFPPRLGRPDEYAMLVAHIVENPMLNGAVIRLDGALRMAPR
- the sufD gene encoding Fe-S cluster assembly protein SufD, which gives rise to MNVESSVAIQRSLIEAYASRRTEPPWMVDRRAEALRLFQETPPPQWDRTDLSQFDVGAYLQKLRRELETPQEAFPPVDLTGPAADGSALPAAVAGSLRELPAGGAVIAHVAPGAGGPVRTLRWIDPELQRRGVRLLSLQEALATHPEVVRSHFMTKAVLPVHGKFQALHEAAWDIGTLLYVPGGVQLEQPVQIVTWMDAGRALLFPHTLIVLDDEARVCVVESQISPDSDAAPEELPPLVVGAVEIVAGPASRIDYVSLQTWGRRVWSFTNRRAVLEKDSRVEWILGEFGCGLTRGEFESALQGPGSASHSVLVFFADRSQHLDLLNSMDHRGTHTESDIVARGVLNGQARGIYRAVTHIRSGARESGAYQKGNILVLSPEARADANPSVVVEESEVQRAGHAATVGQVDREQLFYLMSRGLPEKMAIRLIVEGFLQPVLDRIPVESVRERIRQIVAAKLEAA
- a CDS encoding thiolase family protein, which encodes MGEPVIAGAVRTAIGKRGGAFRDVRPDMLLASILNALADRTGIERAWVEDVVVGCVTQAGEQGANIARQAVLLAGYPMHVPATTVNRMCGSSQQAVHFAAQAVAAGDMRWVVAAGVESMTRVPMFSDILGASPQASAGQAFAGFHPELLTRYELIHQGESAERIAERYGLGRRELDEFSFQSHVRAARAIRAGYFESQIVPVEGLDAQGNTVTVIQDEGVRLQPSLERMLGLAPAFRPPGRGVVTAGNSSQISDGAAAILVADSDAARAAGIRPRARFLARVAVAGDPTLQLLEVIPATRRALEKAGVSLRDLDVIEINEAFASVVLAWGRELEPDWERVNPNGGAIAHGHPLGATGAVLMTKLLHELERRDGTLGLQVMCIGHGMATATVLERL
- the sufC gene encoding Fe-S cluster assembly ATPase SufC; protein product: MSDGARHELQIVNLHVSVDGKPIVKGLSLTVRSGEIHGLMGPNGSGKTTLAFALMGHPRYTVDSGQVLLDGEDVLAMSPDERARKGLFLAFQYPAEVQGVTLANFLRTAVNSVRTANGKELSITEFQKLLREKMQLLDMDRSFAGRYLNEGFSGGEKKRNEMLQMWLLQPKLAILDETDSGLDIDAIKVVARAVNSLRGPDFGALIITHYQRILRYIEPDFVHVMMDGRIVRAGGKELAEQLEEKGYDWIKQQLAGEAVAH